The following proteins are encoded in a genomic region of Syngnathus acus chromosome 22, fSynAcu1.2, whole genome shotgun sequence:
- the nin gene encoding ninein isoform X5 gives MESLLQMSVHKGRLLSRGMDDVLEQDQYEERLKEVFDGFDGSRCGSLCPEELADLCLSLHLEDVAPALLDALLQGRDRITDRVDFEQFRDALILALSSGIEAPPTQQEVSSRPESPDIQPKFVKGSKRYGRRSKPDSLNTISDFCEDAHDQDEDDADGQDAKDNCDSAIPRKRERWNADQTSTEEYEAEGQMHLWNPDEPSPPRGCVSAALKEKIQEACEELAISWDGCAGRSDLLALCDHLGLEISADVLRGLNGDSWINVQEFVSMLLKHNKPATPSASTPYRQLKRQHSTQPFDEVGRRIANPSALMSAVATRLFSSLDDGTGFTPVESVIHAWMEDGVENSSEILQALNFNLDGKLSLCDLTVALENELLTTKNDIHQAALATFKAEIRHLLERVDSELSEKEKIRSDLEKAERLKTQLAAEVDEHHLSIERTNNLNLRKLEEEHQEKLAAVRSELMKEMDLIRQQAEQQCQELEAEVDNIKEDETFLREHLSISVKENRRLEMDLLDCSEKLMTAQSQVTKLQAGLDILRKEKFGDLDPSSADFLLQEERIKQLRLGYEEQCRELQDRVDELQSELRDFQSLGRPQQACSQPLSEELESKSPAVESDPGLGSEEVHPFISMSLEAEMMLEQQKEQHLRQMDDLRNQLESKINEFNAVVAQHEDQKTALALQHQQEVQAWREELAGVGSQEQELQSRLEVAQLERTRLEEETQEEASSFRWQLLEVESVAAEREEQVRNLQERNQDLLAEMEELRDQHASVVKENTEQLELRLKDREKKHQEEKDELEKRWMDCFEKEKELLRQSHQEELTARLDEARSGLEEEHVQTVKSLTEELQEQRARLDEQNNESLQALLEEAMLRLVKEQEEKESERTTQYEQREAKLKQEWERERLQLEEDYEDMLQESLDQERQKHQAEKEELEGLLDLKEEALREMAAKHAEERNALGTMLDKLRDDIAQERQQTQASFSEKIKQAEERVSGEQDSAAARFQADVLNLERHLESQLRELSESHAEQELLWDERLSQARQSAEEWQKMAQEATERLDVLQESLQANEDLLARSDKKAEDDQVLLTQTVEDFRQEREEFQNSYEQLERKYQDVLSISRQQTTERISLLTERDDLKLRIEDMERLLKQAAEDFELDRKELQREVAILEEKVKGSQSQDLHLSAGSIPENPFGEEDLEVKSDPTNEPDEDAPQLKMEASEDQEVSWTRKASNDLESSNVEEPDDKSEDPYMTSDLASPKIDVNKKCQDQDSSQSGALDKHREERGPQDVASSTMESLSQMETTVGSLDPCELSEGDATNDHDSESDWDDFNEEHTNVSPELLDQDIDDELQDFELQSSDHQSKEENVLLQEKIFLLQQKTELLQSLLEHNSKKIQTGCEYLEENYSLKVKMFLLMEHIKVLEIKTSKLTELQARHEDYTWENVTLKRQNAELKKMLRRLQSQTSDERSSLADDVGRIRRENRKLSDLMVEFQGDTRSRISETSRDFEVNTIKLHQALSETQGENTSRCELEQIKQEKVAAELLAENLNKEMSDLRSQSQRLQDENGMLADEKARSLADADQLKLQLAKLTKDDKQEVLTGTEKKELAACVRALEAELTKAVKDTVRLKNRNGELAQQVSHLEEKLMEADSMENHLSQLTEGRKDAAKETRCLRKQMAKFQERVKSMDDSLQSLSHQKACLRSDLRVMQQERDSLRQEVGVLHKQLQNAADKNHIMELALHEAGVQNPSRKLHRDNTLQPKEQDEKVSILSVKQQQHRHSQTMVLKALEKENASLKQELDAQKLLIKELAAKEGHAQLQEENEALKAEIARITEQFLKSFHVHFSGLLPTSPRRTTSVHCSDNAQDDQKPRMERMESRMKEIEASLRNVKLLLREKVAQLKEQVHKNSRADVLIRDLYVENGQLLKALEALERRRRTPEKTKRPAEDDTLELHTRVCGPNPPPLLSPSYNFNRV, from the exons ATGGAATCCTTACTGCAGATGAGCGTACACAAG GGCAGGCTGCTGTCCCGTGGGATGGATGACGTCCTGGAGCAGGACCAGTACGAGGAGCGCCTGAAGGAAGTTTTCGATGGCTTCGACGGCAGCCGGTGCGGCTCGCTATGCCCGGAGGAGCTCGCCGACCTCTGCCTGTCGCTACACTTGGAGGACGTCGCCCCGGCCCTCCTGGATGCTCTGCTGCAGGGTCGGGACCGGATCACTGACCGG GTTGACTTTGAGCAGTTCAGGGATGCGTTGATTCTGGCGTTGTCATCTGGCATTGAAGCTCCACCAACGCAGCAGGAAGTCTCATCCAGACCAG AGTCGCCCGACATCCAACCAAAGTTTGTGAAAGGCAGCAAACGCTACGGCCGTCGCTCCAAACCGGATTCGCTCAACACCATTTCAGACTTTTGCGAAGACGCGCACGACCAAGACGAAGACGACGCAGACGGCCAGGACGCCAAGGACAACTGCGACTCGGCAATTCCGAGAAAGCGTGAG CGCTGGAACGCAGACCAAACGAGCACAGAAGAGTATGAAGCAGAAG GCCAGATGCATCTGTGGAACCCAGACGAGCCCAGTCCGCCTCGAGGATGTGTCTCGGCTGCCCTGAAGGAGAAAATCCAAGAGGCCTGCGAAGAGTTGGCCATTTCGTGGGACGGATGCGCCGGCCGCTCGGACCTGCTCGCCCTCTGCGATCATTTAGGCTTGGAG ATAAGTGCGGATGTCCTCCGTGGCCTAAATGGGGACTCGTGGATCAATGTTCAAGAATTTGTTTCCATGCTCTTGAAGCACAACAAGCCCGCCACCCCGTCGGCCTCCACTCCTTACCGCCAGCTGAAAAGACAACACTCCACTCAG CCCTTTGATGAGGTGGGCCGTCGGATCGCCAACCCCTCCGCCCTGATGAGCGCCGTCGCCACGCGTCTGTTCTCCTCGCTGGACGACGGCACCGGCTTCACTCCGGTCGAGTCCGTCATCCACGCCTGGATGGAGGACGGCGTGGAAAACAGCAGCGAGATCCTGCAG GCGTTAAATTTCAACCTCGACGGCAAGCTGAGTCTGTGCGACCTGACCGTGGCGCTGGAAAACGAACTCCTGACCACCAAGAACGACATCCACCAGGCGGCGCTGGCCACTTTCAAAGCGGAAATCAGACATCTCCT AGAGCGCGTCGACAGCGAGTTGAGTGAGAAGGAGAAAATCCGCTCAGACCTGGAAAAGGCAGAACGGCTTAAAACCCAGCTGGCCGCCGAGGTGGACGAGCATCACTTGTCAATCGAGCGCACAAACAATCTGAACCTCAG GAAGTTGGAGGAAGAGCACCAAGAGAAGCTGGCAGCAGTGCGCTCGGAGCTGATGAAGGAGATGGACCTGATCCGCCAGCAGGCGGAGCAGCAGTGCCAGGAACTGGAGGCGGAGGTGGACAACATCAAGGAGGACGAGACCTTCCTCAGGGAGCACCTCTCCATCTCGGTCAAG GAAAACCGACGTCTGGAGATGGACTTGCTGGACTGCAGTGAAAAACTGATGACTGCCCAAAGCCAAGTGACCAAACTGCAGGCCGGTTTGGACAttctgagaaaagagaag TTTGGTGACCTGGACCCCAGCAGTGCGGACTTCCTTCTGCAGGAGGAGCGCATCAAGCAGCTTCGGCTGGGCTACGAAGAGCAGTGCAGG GAATTGCAGGATCGCGTAGACGAGCTGCAGTCAGAGCTGCGGGACTTTCAGAGCTTGGGCCGACCTCAGCAGGCCTGCTCCCAGCCTCTCTCGGAGGAGCTGGAGAGCAAAAGCCCCGCCGTGGAGTCGGACCCGGGCCTCGGCTCAGAGGAAGTCCATCCCTTCATCAGTATGAGCCTGGAGGCAGAGATGATGCTGGAACagcagaaggagcagcactTGCGCCAAATGGATGACTTGAGGAACCAGCTGGAGAGCAAA ATCAATGAATTCAATGCTGTGGTTGCGCAACACGAGGACCAGAAGACTGCATTGGCTCTCCAGCACCAGCAGGAGGTCCAGGCATGGAGGGAGGAGCTGGCTGGTGTTGGCTCACAGGAGCAGGAGCTCCAGAGCCGACTCGAGGTGGCGCAGCTCGAGCGGACCCGTCTTGAGGAGGAGACGCAGGAGGAGGCGTCTTCGTTTCGGTGGCAGCTCCTCGAAGTGGAGAGTGTGGCCGCGGAACGGGAGGAGCAAGTGAGGAACCTGCAAGAGCGGAATCAGGATCTTCTTGCTGAGATGGAGGAGCTACGCGACCAGCACGCCAGTGTGGTCAAGGAGAACACGGAGCAGTTAGAACTCAGACTGAAGGACCGGGAGAAGAAACATCAGGAAGAGAAGGACGAGTTGGAGAAGAGGTGGAtggattgttttgaaaaagagaAGGAACTACTGagacaaagccatcaggaGGAGCTGACAGCCAGACTCGACGAGGCCAGGTCCGGTTTGGAGGAGGAACACGTCCAGACTGTGAAAAGCCTGACTGAGGAGTTGCAGGAGCAGCGAGCACGGCTGGACGAGCAGAACAACGAGTCCCTGCAGGCTCTGCTGGAGGAGGCCATGTTGAGGTTGGTCAAGGAacaggaggagaaggagagcgagagaacGACTCAATACGAGCAGCGGGAGGCCAAGCTCAAGCAGGAGTGGGAGCGGGAGAGGCTGCAGCTTGAGGAGGACTACGAGGACATGCTCCAGGAGAGCCTGGACCAGGAACGGCAGAAGCACCAGGCGGAGAAGGAGGAGCTGGAAGGCCTGCTGGACCTGAAGGAAGAGGCCCTGCGAGAGATGGCGGCTAAGCACGCCGAGGAGAGGAACGCGCTCGGCACAATGCTGGATAAGCTACGAGACGACATCGCTCAGGAAAG GCAGCAGACGCAGGCGAGCTTCTCCGAGAAAATCAAGCAAGCGGAGGAACGTGTCTCAGGTGAGCAAGATTCGGCAGCTGCACGCTTTCAAGCCGACGTTTTGAACCTGGAACGGCACTTGGAGAGCCAGCTGAGGGAGCTGTCGGAGAGCCACGCCGAGCAGGAGCTCCTCTGGGACGAGCGCTTGAGCCAAGCGCGCCAAAGTGCAGAAGAATGGCAGAAAATGGCCCAAGAGGCAACAGAGAGACTTGATGTTCTCCAGGAAAGTCTGCAGGCCAATGAGGATCTTCTCGCTCGCTCTGACAAGAAAGCCGAGGACGACCAAGTCCTGCTCACGCAAACGGTGGAAGATTTCCGGCAGGAGAGAGAAGAATTCCAAAACAGCTACGAGCAGCTTGAGAGGAAATACCAAGACGTCCTTTCCATTTCCCGTCAGCAGACCACAGAGAGGATCTCGCTGCTCACCGAGCGGGACGATTTGAAGCTGAGGATTGAGGACATGGAGAGGCTCCTCAAACAGGCTGCGGAAGACTTTGAGCTGGACAGGAAGGAGCTTCAGCGAGAGGTCGCTATCCTGGAGGAGAAAGTGAAGGGAAGCCAAAGCCAAGATCTGCATTTAAGTGCTGGGTCGATTCCTGAAAATCCCTTCGGTGAGGAAGATCTGGAAGTGAAGAGCGACCCAACCAATGAGCCTGATGAAGACGCCCCGCAGCTGAAGATGGAAGCAAGTGAGGACCAAGAGGTGTCATGGACTCGCAAGGCTAGCAATGACCTGGAAAGCTCAAATGTTGAAGAACCTGACGACAAGTCCGAAGATCCTTACATGACCTCTGACCTTGCGTCCCCCAAGATTGATGTTAACAAAAAGTGCCAAGATCAAGACTCGTCACAATCTGGAGCTTTGGATAAGCACCGAGAAGAACGTGGACCTCAAGATGTTGCTTCTTCTACCATGGAAAGCCTCTCACAAATGGAGACCACGGTTGGTTCCTTGGATCCTTGTGAGCTATCTGAAGGCGATGCCACAAATGATCATGATTCAGAATCCGACTGGGACGACTTCAATGAGGAACATACAAATGTTAGTCCAGAACTTCTTGATCAGGACATTGATGATGAACTCCAGGATTTTGAGCTGCAGTCTTCTGACCATCAAAGCAAAGAGGAGAATGTTCTCCTCCAGGAGAAAATCTTCTTGCTCCAGCAGAAGACGGAGCTCCTCCAGAGTCTTTTGGAGCACAACAGCAAGAAGATCCAAACAGGCTGCGAGTATCTGGAGGAAAACTACAGCctcaaagtcaaaatgttcCTGCTGATGGAGCACATCAAAGTGCTGGAAATCAAAACCTCCAAGCTGACAGAGCTTCAGGCTCGTCACGAAGATTACACGTGGGAGAACGTCACGTTGAAGCGGCAAAACGCCGAGCTCAAAAAGATGCTTCGGAGACTCCAAAGCCAGACGAGCGACGAGCGGAGTTCCCTCGCGGACGACGTCGGCAGGATCCGACGGGAGAACCGCAAGCTCTCCGACTTAATGGTGGAGTTTCAAGGGGACACCCGCAGCAGAATTTCTGAAACTTCTCGCGACTTTGAGGTGAACACCATCAAACTTCACCAAGCCCTTTCGGAGACCCAAGGCGAGAATACAAGCAG ATGTGAGCTGGAGCAGATCAAGCAGGAGAAGGTCGCCGCCGAACTTCTAGCAGAGAATCTCAACAAAGAG ATGTCCGACCTTCGCTCGCAAAGCCAGCGACTCCAGGACGAGAACGGGATGCTGGCGGACGAGAAGGCCCGCAGTCTGGCCGACGCCGACCAGCTCAAGCTGCAGTTGGCCAAGCTGACCAAAGACGACAAGCAGGAGGTGCTCACCGGCACAGAGAAGAAGGAG CTTGCAGCTTGCGTACGCGCTCTGGAGGCCGAGTTGACCAAAGCTGTGAAGGACACGGTCAGGCTGAAGAACAGGAACGGCGAGCTGGCCCAGCAGGTGTCTCACCTCGAGGAGAAG CTGATGGAGGCCGACTCGATGGAGAATCATCTCAGCCAACTGACGGAAGGGCGAAAGGATGCGGCGAAGGAGACAAGATGTCTTCGCAAACAAATGGCGAAATTCCAGGAGAGG GTGAAGAGCATGGACGACAGCCTTCAGTCCCTGAGTCATCAGAAGGCTTGCCTCCGCTCGGATCTCCGCGTCATGCAACAGGAGCGAGATTCCCTCCGCCAGGAAGTTGGCGTGCTGCACAAGCAACTGCAGAACGCCGCCGATAAG AACCATATCATGGAGCTGGCCTTGCATGAGGCGGGCGTCCAGAATCCCAGCAGGAAGCTCCACAGAGACAACACGCTCCAGCCCAAGGAACAAGACGAGAAG GTCAGCATCCTGTCCGTCAAGCAACAGCAGCACAGGCACAGCCAGACGATGGTCCTCAAAGCCTTGGAGAAGGAGAACGCCTCCCTCAAGCAGGAGCTGGATGCCCAAAAGCTGCTCATCAAG GAGCTCGCTGCTAAGGAAGGACATGCACAGCTGCAGGAGGAAAATGAGGCGCTCAAGGCCGAGATCGCTCGAATCACTGAACAATTCTTAAAG TCATTCCATGTTCACTTCTCCGGACTCCTGCCGACGTCGCCCCGCAGGACGACGAGTGTACATTGTTCCGACAACGCACag gacGACCAGAAGCCTCGGATGGAGCGTATGGAGTCACGAATGAAAGAAATTGAAGCATCTCTGCGTAATGTCAAGCTGCTTCTCAGGGAAAAAGTGGCTCAGCTCAAAGAACAG gtgcacaaaaacagcagagcGGACGTGCTCATCCGAGACTTGTACGTGGAGAACGGTCAGCTACTGAAGGCTTTGGAGGCTCTCGAGCGGCGACGCCGAACACCAGAGAAGACCAAGCGGCCGGCCGAGGACGACACCTTGGAGCTCCACACCAGAGTATGCGGTCCGAACCCCCCGCCTCTCCTCTCGCCATCTTACAACTTCAACCGTGTGTAA
- the nin gene encoding ninein isoform X1, whose amino-acid sequence MESLLQMSVHKGRLLSRGMDDVLEQDQYEERLKEVFDGFDGSRCGSLCPEELADLCLSLHLEDVAPALLDALLQGRDRITDRVDFEQFRDALILALSSGIEAPPTQQEVSSRPESPDIQPKFVKGSKRYGRRSKPDSLNTISDFCEDAHDQDEDDADGQDAKDNCDSAIPRKRERWNADQTSTEEYEAEGQMHLWNPDEPSPPRGCVSAALKEKIQEACEELAISWDGCAGRSDLLALCDHLGLEISADVLRGLNGDSWINVQEFVSMLLKHNKPATPSASTPYRQLKRQHSTQPFDEVGRRIANPSALMSAVATRLFSSLDDGTGFTPVESVIHAWMEDGVENSSEILQALNFNLDGKLSLCDLTVALENELLTTKNDIHQAALATFKAEIRHLLERVDSELSEKEKIRSDLEKAERLKTQLAAEVDEHHLSIERTNNLNLRKLEEEHQEKLAAVRSELMKEMDLIRQQAEQQCQELEAEVDNIKEDETFLREHLSISVKENRRLEMDLLDCSEKLMTAQSQVTKLQAGLDILRKEKFGDLDPSSADFLLQEERIKQLRLGYEEQCRELQDRVDELQSELRDFQSLGRPQQACSQPLSEELESKSPAVESDPGLGSEEVHPFISMSLEAEMMLEQQKEQHLRQMDDLRNQLESKINEFNAVVAQHEDQKTALALQHQQEVQAWREELAGVGSQEQELQSRLEVAQLERTRLEEETQEEASSFRWQLLEVESVAAEREEQVRNLQERNQDLLAEMEELRDQHASVVKENTEQLELRLKDREKKHQEEKDELEKRWMDCFEKEKELLRQSHQEELTARLDEARSGLEEEHVQTVKSLTEELQEQRARLDEQNNESLQALLEEAMLRLVKEQEEKESERTTQYEQREAKLKQEWERERLQLEEDYEDMLQESLDQERQKHQAEKEELEGLLDLKEEALREMAAKHAEERNALGTMLDKLRDDIAQERCELEQIKQEKVAAELLAENLNKEMSDLRSQSQRLQDENGMLADEKARSLADADQLKLQLAKLTKDDKQEVLTGTEKKELAACVRALEAELTKAVKDTVRLKNRNGELAQQVSHLEEKLMEADSMENHLSQLTEGRKDAAKETRCLRKQMAKFQERVKSMDDSLQSLSHQKACLRSDLRVMQQERDSLRQEVGVLHKQLQNAADKNHIMELALHEAGVQNPSRKLHRDNTLQPKEQDEKVSILSVKQQQHRHSQTMVLKALEKENASLKQELDAQKLLIKELAAKEGHAQLQEENEALKAEIARITEQFLKSFHVHFSGLLPTSPRRTTSVHCSDNAQDDQKPRMERMESRMKEIEASLRNVKLLLREKVAQLKEQVHKNSRADVLIRDLYVENGQLLKALEALERRRRTPEKTKRPAEDDTLELHTRVCGPNPPPLLSPSYNFNRV is encoded by the exons ATGGAATCCTTACTGCAGATGAGCGTACACAAG GGCAGGCTGCTGTCCCGTGGGATGGATGACGTCCTGGAGCAGGACCAGTACGAGGAGCGCCTGAAGGAAGTTTTCGATGGCTTCGACGGCAGCCGGTGCGGCTCGCTATGCCCGGAGGAGCTCGCCGACCTCTGCCTGTCGCTACACTTGGAGGACGTCGCCCCGGCCCTCCTGGATGCTCTGCTGCAGGGTCGGGACCGGATCACTGACCGG GTTGACTTTGAGCAGTTCAGGGATGCGTTGATTCTGGCGTTGTCATCTGGCATTGAAGCTCCACCAACGCAGCAGGAAGTCTCATCCAGACCAG AGTCGCCCGACATCCAACCAAAGTTTGTGAAAGGCAGCAAACGCTACGGCCGTCGCTCCAAACCGGATTCGCTCAACACCATTTCAGACTTTTGCGAAGACGCGCACGACCAAGACGAAGACGACGCAGACGGCCAGGACGCCAAGGACAACTGCGACTCGGCAATTCCGAGAAAGCGTGAG CGCTGGAACGCAGACCAAACGAGCACAGAAGAGTATGAAGCAGAAG GCCAGATGCATCTGTGGAACCCAGACGAGCCCAGTCCGCCTCGAGGATGTGTCTCGGCTGCCCTGAAGGAGAAAATCCAAGAGGCCTGCGAAGAGTTGGCCATTTCGTGGGACGGATGCGCCGGCCGCTCGGACCTGCTCGCCCTCTGCGATCATTTAGGCTTGGAG ATAAGTGCGGATGTCCTCCGTGGCCTAAATGGGGACTCGTGGATCAATGTTCAAGAATTTGTTTCCATGCTCTTGAAGCACAACAAGCCCGCCACCCCGTCGGCCTCCACTCCTTACCGCCAGCTGAAAAGACAACACTCCACTCAG CCCTTTGATGAGGTGGGCCGTCGGATCGCCAACCCCTCCGCCCTGATGAGCGCCGTCGCCACGCGTCTGTTCTCCTCGCTGGACGACGGCACCGGCTTCACTCCGGTCGAGTCCGTCATCCACGCCTGGATGGAGGACGGCGTGGAAAACAGCAGCGAGATCCTGCAG GCGTTAAATTTCAACCTCGACGGCAAGCTGAGTCTGTGCGACCTGACCGTGGCGCTGGAAAACGAACTCCTGACCACCAAGAACGACATCCACCAGGCGGCGCTGGCCACTTTCAAAGCGGAAATCAGACATCTCCT AGAGCGCGTCGACAGCGAGTTGAGTGAGAAGGAGAAAATCCGCTCAGACCTGGAAAAGGCAGAACGGCTTAAAACCCAGCTGGCCGCCGAGGTGGACGAGCATCACTTGTCAATCGAGCGCACAAACAATCTGAACCTCAG GAAGTTGGAGGAAGAGCACCAAGAGAAGCTGGCAGCAGTGCGCTCGGAGCTGATGAAGGAGATGGACCTGATCCGCCAGCAGGCGGAGCAGCAGTGCCAGGAACTGGAGGCGGAGGTGGACAACATCAAGGAGGACGAGACCTTCCTCAGGGAGCACCTCTCCATCTCGGTCAAG GAAAACCGACGTCTGGAGATGGACTTGCTGGACTGCAGTGAAAAACTGATGACTGCCCAAAGCCAAGTGACCAAACTGCAGGCCGGTTTGGACAttctgagaaaagagaag TTTGGTGACCTGGACCCCAGCAGTGCGGACTTCCTTCTGCAGGAGGAGCGCATCAAGCAGCTTCGGCTGGGCTACGAAGAGCAGTGCAGG GAATTGCAGGATCGCGTAGACGAGCTGCAGTCAGAGCTGCGGGACTTTCAGAGCTTGGGCCGACCTCAGCAGGCCTGCTCCCAGCCTCTCTCGGAGGAGCTGGAGAGCAAAAGCCCCGCCGTGGAGTCGGACCCGGGCCTCGGCTCAGAGGAAGTCCATCCCTTCATCAGTATGAGCCTGGAGGCAGAGATGATGCTGGAACagcagaaggagcagcactTGCGCCAAATGGATGACTTGAGGAACCAGCTGGAGAGCAAA ATCAATGAATTCAATGCTGTGGTTGCGCAACACGAGGACCAGAAGACTGCATTGGCTCTCCAGCACCAGCAGGAGGTCCAGGCATGGAGGGAGGAGCTGGCTGGTGTTGGCTCACAGGAGCAGGAGCTCCAGAGCCGACTCGAGGTGGCGCAGCTCGAGCGGACCCGTCTTGAGGAGGAGACGCAGGAGGAGGCGTCTTCGTTTCGGTGGCAGCTCCTCGAAGTGGAGAGTGTGGCCGCGGAACGGGAGGAGCAAGTGAGGAACCTGCAAGAGCGGAATCAGGATCTTCTTGCTGAGATGGAGGAGCTACGCGACCAGCACGCCAGTGTGGTCAAGGAGAACACGGAGCAGTTAGAACTCAGACTGAAGGACCGGGAGAAGAAACATCAGGAAGAGAAGGACGAGTTGGAGAAGAGGTGGAtggattgttttgaaaaagagaAGGAACTACTGagacaaagccatcaggaGGAGCTGACAGCCAGACTCGACGAGGCCAGGTCCGGTTTGGAGGAGGAACACGTCCAGACTGTGAAAAGCCTGACTGAGGAGTTGCAGGAGCAGCGAGCACGGCTGGACGAGCAGAACAACGAGTCCCTGCAGGCTCTGCTGGAGGAGGCCATGTTGAGGTTGGTCAAGGAacaggaggagaaggagagcgagagaacGACTCAATACGAGCAGCGGGAGGCCAAGCTCAAGCAGGAGTGGGAGCGGGAGAGGCTGCAGCTTGAGGAGGACTACGAGGACATGCTCCAGGAGAGCCTGGACCAGGAACGGCAGAAGCACCAGGCGGAGAAGGAGGAGCTGGAAGGCCTGCTGGACCTGAAGGAAGAGGCCCTGCGAGAGATGGCGGCTAAGCACGCCGAGGAGAGGAACGCGCTCGGCACAATGCTGGATAAGCTACGAGACGACATCGCTCAGGAAAG ATGTGAGCTGGAGCAGATCAAGCAGGAGAAGGTCGCCGCCGAACTTCTAGCAGAGAATCTCAACAAAGAG ATGTCCGACCTTCGCTCGCAAAGCCAGCGACTCCAGGACGAGAACGGGATGCTGGCGGACGAGAAGGCCCGCAGTCTGGCCGACGCCGACCAGCTCAAGCTGCAGTTGGCCAAGCTGACCAAAGACGACAAGCAGGAGGTGCTCACCGGCACAGAGAAGAAGGAG CTTGCAGCTTGCGTACGCGCTCTGGAGGCCGAGTTGACCAAAGCTGTGAAGGACACGGTCAGGCTGAAGAACAGGAACGGCGAGCTGGCCCAGCAGGTGTCTCACCTCGAGGAGAAG CTGATGGAGGCCGACTCGATGGAGAATCATCTCAGCCAACTGACGGAAGGGCGAAAGGATGCGGCGAAGGAGACAAGATGTCTTCGCAAACAAATGGCGAAATTCCAGGAGAGG GTGAAGAGCATGGACGACAGCCTTCAGTCCCTGAGTCATCAGAAGGCTTGCCTCCGCTCGGATCTCCGCGTCATGCAACAGGAGCGAGATTCCCTCCGCCAGGAAGTTGGCGTGCTGCACAAGCAACTGCAGAACGCCGCCGATAAG AACCATATCATGGAGCTGGCCTTGCATGAGGCGGGCGTCCAGAATCCCAGCAGGAAGCTCCACAGAGACAACACGCTCCAGCCCAAGGAACAAGACGAGAAG GTCAGCATCCTGTCCGTCAAGCAACAGCAGCACAGGCACAGCCAGACGATGGTCCTCAAAGCCTTGGAGAAGGAGAACGCCTCCCTCAAGCAGGAGCTGGATGCCCAAAAGCTGCTCATCAAG GAGCTCGCTGCTAAGGAAGGACATGCACAGCTGCAGGAGGAAAATGAGGCGCTCAAGGCCGAGATCGCTCGAATCACTGAACAATTCTTAAAG TCATTCCATGTTCACTTCTCCGGACTCCTGCCGACGTCGCCCCGCAGGACGACGAGTGTACATTGTTCCGACAACGCACag gacGACCAGAAGCCTCGGATGGAGCGTATGGAGTCACGAATGAAAGAAATTGAAGCATCTCTGCGTAATGTCAAGCTGCTTCTCAGGGAAAAAGTGGCTCAGCTCAAAGAACAG gtgcacaaaaacagcagagcGGACGTGCTCATCCGAGACTTGTACGTGGAGAACGGTCAGCTACTGAAGGCTTTGGAGGCTCTCGAGCGGCGACGCCGAACACCAGAGAAGACCAAGCGGCCGGCCGAGGACGACACCTTGGAGCTCCACACCAGAGTATGCGGTCCGAACCCCCCGCCTCTCCTCTCGCCATCTTACAACTTCAACCGTGTGTAA